The window TGGTTTAATTGGAATTATGGCATTATTTATGGGCTTCATGAGTATTGCTGAAAAGGCTGGCGGAATAAATCTTTTAAGTCGATTAATTCAACCGTTTTTCTCAAAACTATTTCCTGAAATTCCCAAAAACCATCCCGCTTTTGGGCATATGCTGATGAATTTCAGCGCAAATCTTTTAGGCTTAGATAATGCAGCCACTCCTTTTGGTCTAAAAGCAATGGAAAGTTTACAGACATTAAACCCGAATAAAGACACGGCAAGCAACTCACAGATTATGTTCCTCTGTCTTCATGCAGGTGGAATGACATTAATTCCGGTTTCTATTATTGCTTTGAGAGCATCAGTTGGGGCAAAAAATCCTACTGATATATTTCTTTACTGCATGATTGCTACGTTTGCAGCAACTTTGGCAGCAATGATTATTGTCTCTATTTATCAAAAAATAAATCTTTTACAACCTGTTCTCTTAGCATACGTTGGAGGAATTTCTTTATTGGTTGGACTTCTAGTTTGGTATCTTACGGGACTCAGCAAAGAAAATTTAGATATTTTCAGTCAGGTTTTAAGTAACGGATTGATACTATTCATTTTCCTGGCGATTGTAGTCGGAGCTTTATATAAAAAAATTAATGTTTTTGATGCATTCGTTGACGGAGCAAAAGAAGGCTTTACAACCAGCGTGAAAATTATTCCTTATTTGGTAGGAATGTTAATTGCGATTTCGCTTCTACGAACTTCAGGCGTTTTTGAGGTTATTATTGACGGGATGAAATGGGTTGCGAGTATTTCCGGATTTGATGCAAGATTTGTAGACGGACTTCCGACTGCTTTAATCAAACCACTTTCGGGTTCCGGAGCTCGTGGAATGATGATGGATACCATGGCAACTTTCGGTCCAGACAGTTTTCAAGGGAAATTGGCAGCAGTTCTTCAGGGAAGCTCAGACACGACGTTTTACGTGATTGCAGTTTATTTTGGGGCAGTAGCTGTAAAAAACACAAGATACACAGTAATTGCTATGCTTCTGGCGGATTTGGTCGGGATTATCACTTCAATTGGATTGGCGTATTTATTTTTCGCATAACTAGTTGATAGTTTATGGTTGCTTGTTAATAGTTTTAAATGCAAAATTATGAGCTATACAAAACTTGACATTTATAATATTTCTTTTGATTTATTTATAGAAACACATCGGCTTTCTTTTAAGCTTCCAAAATATGAATTGTATGAATTGGGAAGTCAATTGAGAAGATCTTCCGACTCTGTAGTAACAAACATTGCAGAAGGTTATGGAAGAAAAATTTATAAGGGAGAGTTTATACGATTCTTAATTTATTCTCAAGGAAGTTGTGACGAAACAGTAAGTCATTTTTCAAAACTAGGAATTCTTTATCCTGAATTAAGCTTAGAGTTTTTCCAAAAAGTAGAACAATATAAACTTTTAGGAGGAAAAATAAATAATTTTATAAAATACGTCCAATTAAACTGGCGTACCTAAACAAGAAACAAGAAACAAAAAAACAAGCAACAAGCAACTAAATTATGATTACAGATAAAGAATTCACATTAAGATTAATACGTCAGTTATCTCAAGCATTAGAAAAACTGATTTTAGACAAACCTGAAGAAAGTTTGATGCAGAAAGAACTCGATTTTGAATCTTTAATGAAAGATATTTTTAAATTTGATTTTAAAGAACTTTCATCAAAACCTAAAGACGAAGTAATTGAAATCGTAAAAGAAAGACAGGAAAGAGACCAAAAAGATTATTACGAAATGCTCGGAAATCTTTTCTATTACAATGGAAAAGTATTAGCTAACAACGATTTTTTAGACAAGGCAAAAACATTCTACGAGCTCTATCTTCAAACCAGCGGAATTTTCGCACTCCCGATTATCAACAGAATCAACGAAATCGCAAAAAAATAGTCACCGAACAATAACAAATAAAAAAAGCACTTGAAAAAAGTGCTTTTTTTATTTTTAGAAGGTGATGTTGTAAGTTCCGGTGGATGACACGCTGGCTTTTTCAGCTTTCACATATTTCTTAACCCACGCCACAGACGTGGAAACCACACAAGGGTCTGAAACCCCGCCTGCTCTTCTTGCAGAAGAAATATTTCCTGCTTTATCTACAGTGTAAGCAATGGTAATTGATCCGCTTGCCGAACAATTATGGCTTGGTTGAGCACCTCCTCTGCCCATTGTTCCTGGAATGTAGCCTATCAATCGACGGTCAATTCCAACTTTGCTGTCACCATTTCCGTCTCCGCCTAAAGGATCACCATTATTTCCAATTCCGTCGCCTGTTCCTTGGCTTCCGGCTTTTGTACCACGACCTCTGATTAGGTTTCCGATGGCTGCAGTTCCTTTTCCGTCGCCACTTCCTGTTTTAGAATTGGCTGTTGTTGCAGAACTTTTGGTACTTTTCGTCGTCGAGCTTGCCGTTGATTTTTTATTGGTTTTTGAATCTTCTTTTTTCGGTGCAGTAATTTTGGAGTTTGTTCCGGTAATTATTTTTTCTTTAACCTCAGTTTTTTTTGATTCCGGTTTTGGATCTGGAACAATAACCGTTTTAGGTTCAGAAACAACATTTTCAATTGGTTCGGGAGCTGTTTCAATAGCTTTTGCAGCCAAACTTCCTTCCTGGTTTGCTGGTTCTTCAATTCCGGCTCCATTTCGGTTATCACCAAAATTCACGAGCATTGTGGTAATCACCTCAGGTTCTTTTTCCCGCTCAGTAGGTTTCATTTTATAAATGAAAACGAATAATAAAATAGCAGACCAAATTAAGATAGAAAGCACTGCACTTTTTATCTTATCTTTATTTTCTTCGGCTCTATTTATCGTATAACCTCTCATTGATTTATTGGTCTCTAATTATAATTTTTATTTGCCACGAATGCACTAATAATTTTATGGAATTTAAACAAGTCGTTTTTATTCGTGTATTCGTGGCGATACAGAATATTTATTCTTTTACCGTTGCAATAGCAATATTAAATTTATGTTTTTCAGCAATTTCCATTAAAAAGACTACGTCTTTATGCATGGTGCTTTCGTCTGCTCTGATGGTAAATGATTTTGCAGATTTGCTTTGAAGGTCGCTCACAATGGTTTGTTCTACCAATTCTCTAGCCACTGGTTTATCATTTACAAAATACGATCCGTCTGGTTTTACACTTACCGTCATCGGATTCGGAATATTGTTATCTACGCTTCCTGTTTGTGGAAGTTTTACATCAATCGCACTTTGATTAGCCGCTGAAGAGGTAATCATAAAGAAGATCAACATCAACAAGATAACGTCTGTCATCGCTGCTAAGCTGAATTCCGGATGCGCTTTATTTCTTCTCTGAATTTTCATCTGTTAGAATTTATAAAGGTTTATTGATAATGTCTAAAAATTCTCCCGAAACATTCTGAGTTCTCAGAACGAATTTATCGATTCTTGTCAACAAAATATTATAGAAAAAGTTAGCCGGAATTGCCACTGCCAAACCAACTGCAGTTTGTCCAAGAGCCGTATAAATACCTTCAGATAAAGTTTTCGGAGAGAAAGCGCCTTCAGCATGAGACAAATCAAAGAATGCAATAATCATCCCGATTACCGTTCCCAAAAGTCCCAACATTGGTGCAATACTTGGTACAACTGCCAAAAGGTTTAAGTTTTTTTCCATATTGGCAACCTCAATTTGAGCCTGAGATTCCATTGCACTTACAATATCAGAAACAGGTCTTCCCAATCTTGAAATTCCTTTTTCTAAAATTCTTGATTCCGGTGAATTCTGCGTTTTACAATAATCTGCCGCAGCCTCTATTTTTCCGTCTCGGATGAAATCTTCGATATTATTCATAAAATTAGAATCCGTCTTCGAAGTCATTCTTTTAATAAAGAAAAATCTTTCAAAAAATAGATAAACAGAGAAAACTCCTAATAACAAAACTGTCACCATCACTATTTTAGCGAAGATGCCACCATGAAAAAGGATATTCCAAAAAGAAAATTCAAGCTTTTCTACAGGTACAGTAGGTACAGCGACCTGTGCAAATAAAATCTGAGTAAGTTCCGTTAGCAGCATTAATTGATTATTTTATAATGGTTTTTAAACGACAAAAATAACGGAATATTATTAATACTTATCTTAAAATAAGCTTAAAAAAACACATTCCAAATCTAATAATGTCTTAAAAAGCAAATTTCTTTCCAAAAAAGTATTTGAAAAGAAATTTGTAATATTTATTTTGGTAACGATTAGTCTTCGTCTACCTCTATTTCATCTTGTTTGAATTCGCATTTCAGTCTGAACGGAATTGGTGTATCAGAACCGGTATAAAAATCATCGATGGTTCCCTTCCAGATTACCTGAAGTTCATCTGCTTCGTTTTTTTCAAAACAAAGTTCGTTGTCATAGATGAAGGCATCTTCATCATCAAACAGATTGACCTCGGTATAAACCTCATCATCAGAATCGTTGATTTCTAATGTTTTTCCTTCAATTTCGGCAGAATCTATTGGAAATTCAATTATTTCCAGCGAAAGCTGAGGAAAATTATATTGTAAAGAATCATCATCAACATGGTCTAAACTGTCGTCTGTGATGACCTCAACTTCCAGAAAATGTTTTTGATTACTGTAAACCGCTTTGCAATAAGTACTTTTAATATTATATTTAAGCGTTTCGTCCGGATGGTAAATTTTTAAAATCCCTTTCATTATTTCTTAAAAAAGAGCTGTAATACTATGATTGTTAAATGCTTTAGGCAAAGATAAAAAATTGTACGAATCTGAAAAATATTTTTATTAAAATCTTTATTTAAAATGAATTTCATTTACAATATTGGCTATTTTTGTTTCTTAATCAATTATTGTAACAATAATTGCATTTCGTTTGACTCATAAAAATTAAAAAGTATCTATGAAAAATATTTTATTTAAAACCATAATTGGTCTTGGCTTGGCGGTGAGCATTTCATCATGCAAAAAATCAGATTCACCGTTAACGAAAGTTACCCCAACCAATATAGATTCTATTGCCTCTAATTATTACGAACAATATTTGAAACTTTATCCTTTAGAAGCCACTTCGCAGGGAGATTTAAGATATAACGACCAACTTCCGATAAATATTGACAAAGATTTTATTTTGGGTGAAATTGCTTTTTATAATTCTATCCAAAAGCAGCTTGAAAATGTAGATTATAAAAGCCTTTCAGATGAAGACAAAGTAGTTTATGATGTATTAGATTATACGTTGAAAGATAAAATTGAAGCGTATACTTATCATCCCGAATACATTCCTTTCAGCCAGTTTACAGGTTTACCCTTAAACTTTCCGTTGTATGGAAGCGGACAAGGAAGCCAGCCCTTCAATACTGAAAAAGATTATGAAGACTGGTTAAAAAGAATGGAGAAATTTCCTGTGTGGATGAATGCAGCCGCAGATAATTTCCGTGAAGGAATAAATAATAAGGTAGTTCTCCCAAGAAAATTGGTTGTAAAAATGATTCCTCAAATGAAAGCAGAAGAAATCATCACGCCAGATTTTGAAAAGAATATTTTCTACGGACCTGTAAAAAACTTTCCGAAAAGCTTCAGCAAAGAACAAAAAGAAAAACTGACCGATCTCTACAAGAATGCTATTACCAAAAACATCATTCCTGCGTATACGAAAATGGGAGAGTTTTTAGAGAAAGAATATTTACCAAAAGCAAGAGAAACAGATGGGTACAACAGCTTACCTAAAGGAGATAATATCTACAAGTATTACGCTAAAAGCTGGACAACCACCAATAAAACACCTGAAGAAATCAATAAAATTGGTCTACAGCAGGTTGCAATGCTGCGTGGCGAAATGGAAAAAGTAAAACAACAGGTTGGTTTCAAAGGAACTCTTGAAGAATTTATTAATTCTGTAAAAACAGACCCAAAAGCGATGCCTTACAAAACATCAAAAGAAGTTTTGGATGGCTTCAATGGGATTTTAGCAAAAATAACGCCGAAGCTGAAAACCATGTTCAGCGTAACGCCAAAGACTAAATTTGAAATCAGACAAACCGAAAAATTCAGAGAAGCAAGTGCAAGTGCAGAATATATCCAAGGAACTCCCGATGGAAAAAGACCGGGAATTTTCTATATGCCACTTCCCGATCCAGCGAAATTCAACGTTACTTCAGGAATGGAATCTCTGTTTTTACACGAAGCCATTCCGGGACACCATTATCAGGTTTCTCTTCAACAGGAAAATACAAAACTTCCAAAATTCATGAGATTTGGCTGGTTTGGAGCCTATGGTGAAGGTTGGGCGCATTATTGCGAAACTTTAGGTCCGGAATTCGGGCTATACACCGATCCTTACCAAAAAATGGGTTATTTGAGCGATCAAATGCTTCGTGCTGTCCGTTTGGTTGTTGACACCGGAATCCACACCGGAAAAATGACAAGAGAAGATGCAATTACTTATTTCTTAAGCAATATCGCCTATGATGAAGCTGGCGCAACTGCAGAAGTTGAACGATATATGGCAATGCCCGGACAAGCTTTAGGATATAAAATCGGATCTTTAAGAATCAGAGAACTGAGAGAAAAATATCAGAAAGAATTGGGTAATAAATTTAGTTTGGCAAAATTCCATGATGAAGTTTTGAGTCAAGGTTGTCTTCCTTTAGATGTTTTAAACAGAAAAATGGAGCTTTGGTCGACGAAACAGAAGTAAGTTTAGAGTAAAAGTTTATCAATAAAATATAGAAGTCACGAATTAATTTTTCGTGACTTTTTTGTTTTAGCTTTGTTTAAACAAAATCATGAAACAAACTTTATACATTTTAATTTTCAGCTTATTAATTTTCAGCTGTAAAAAAGAGAAAAAAACTGAACAGGTTTTTGAAAAATTTGTCATTGATAAAAATCTTCCACAAAATGATACTATTAAATTGCTATCAAAATATCCTGAACTGAAACTTTACAGAACTGATGTTAATGAGAGCAAAAGCAGAACAGCATATATTGTTCAGGAGTCAACAATTTGGAATATGTCGGGAAGGTTTGATAATTATAAATGTAAAACCAATTTAAAGGACGACACTTTAAATATTTCATTGAATAATAACAATAAACAATTTGGAAATGGTGCTTTGGTAAAAGTTTTTAATGGAAATTTTTTCATTAAAGATTATGATCCAAAAACGCTAAAAGGTGAAGATAAATTTATTCCTGCAAAAGCAATCTATCAAAAACTTGTGCTAAATAAAGATAAATTCAAAAAAAATGACAGTATTTACGGTTTTATAGATTATAAATCCTTGCTAGACGACGATGTGAAAAAGACTTTTAGAGGATATTTTAGAGCAGTTATTAAATAAAACGTATCTAAAAATATTTAATTTTGATACATAAATTACAATCTTAAAATTATGACAGAAAGTATAAAATCATTGTTCACAAGAGATTTAAACCAATTAAAAAAAGAAATAGAAGCCTATCAAGACGAAGAAAACATCTGGAAAATTGATAAAGACATTCTCAATTCTGCAGGAAATTTATCCCTTCATTTGGTTGGAAATATCAATCATTTTATTGGATCAATATTGGGAAATTCAGGGTATGTAAGAAACAGAGAGCTTGAATTTTCATTAAAAAATATCCCCAGAACCGAATTGATTGAGAAAATTGAAAAAACCATTGAGGTTGTGCATTCATCGCTTGATCAATTATCTGAAGAAGATTTGAAAAAAGAATACCTTATTGAAGCTTTAGGCTATAAAATGACAACAGAATATTTTCTGATTCATTTGTTTGGGCATTTGGGCTATCATCTTGGGCAGATTAATTACCACAGAAGGTTGTTGGATGTTTAATCTTATTAAATAAATCATGAATGTCCGTAATTGGTAATAACTTAGTTTTTAACACCTGGTTTGTCATTCCGCAGGAATCTAAGCTTGTTTATTTTCAGTGTGTTGAGATTCTTTCAGAATGACAAAATGACTGATTATTTTAGCAGTATGATAAAAAACGG is drawn from Chryseobacterium muglaense and contains these coding sequences:
- a CDS encoding nucleoside recognition domain-containing protein, translating into MVLSRIWSAFIIIAITIASIKYISSSHYKTIFNDMVVGKGGDTVQIATQNISTLSPIVRDSLMKKNDFADSRIHYKTDSLKQNVQVYRVQEADGVIGTSETAVKICLGLIGIMALFMGFMSIAEKAGGINLLSRLIQPFFSKLFPEIPKNHPAFGHMLMNFSANLLGLDNAATPFGLKAMESLQTLNPNKDTASNSQIMFLCLHAGGMTLIPVSIIALRASVGAKNPTDIFLYCMIATFAATLAAMIIVSIYQKINLLQPVLLAYVGGISLLVGLLVWYLTGLSKENLDIFSQVLSNGLILFIFLAIVVGALYKKINVFDAFVDGAKEGFTTSVKIIPYLVGMLIAISLLRTSGVFEVIIDGMKWVASISGFDARFVDGLPTALIKPLSGSGARGMMMDTMATFGPDSFQGKLAAVLQGSSDTTFYVIAVYFGAVAVKNTRYTVIAMLLADLVGIITSIGLAYLFFA
- a CDS encoding DinB family protein; amino-acid sequence: MTESIKSLFTRDLNQLKKEIEAYQDEENIWKIDKDILNSAGNLSLHLVGNINHFIGSILGNSGYVRNRELEFSLKNIPRTELIEKIEKTIEVVHSSLDQLSEEDLKKEYLIEALGYKMTTEYFLIHLFGHLGYHLGQINYHRRLLDV
- a CDS encoding DUF885 domain-containing protein translates to MKNILFKTIIGLGLAVSISSCKKSDSPLTKVTPTNIDSIASNYYEQYLKLYPLEATSQGDLRYNDQLPINIDKDFILGEIAFYNSIQKQLENVDYKSLSDEDKVVYDVLDYTLKDKIEAYTYHPEYIPFSQFTGLPLNFPLYGSGQGSQPFNTEKDYEDWLKRMEKFPVWMNAAADNFREGINNKVVLPRKLVVKMIPQMKAEEIITPDFEKNIFYGPVKNFPKSFSKEQKEKLTDLYKNAITKNIIPAYTKMGEFLEKEYLPKARETDGYNSLPKGDNIYKYYAKSWTTTNKTPEEINKIGLQQVAMLRGEMEKVKQQVGFKGTLEEFINSVKTDPKAMPYKTSKEVLDGFNGILAKITPKLKTMFSVTPKTKFEIRQTEKFREASASAEYIQGTPDGKRPGIFYMPLPDPAKFNVTSGMESLFLHEAIPGHHYQVSLQQENTKLPKFMRFGWFGAYGEGWAHYCETLGPEFGLYTDPYQKMGYLSDQMLRAVRLVVDTGIHTGKMTREDAITYFLSNIAYDEAGATAEVERYMAMPGQALGYKIGSLRIRELREKYQKELGNKFSLAKFHDEVLSQGCLPLDVLNRKMELWSTKQK
- a CDS encoding ferric siderophore ABC transporter substrate-binding protein; this encodes MRGYTINRAEENKDKIKSAVLSILIWSAILLFVFIYKMKPTEREKEPEVITTMLVNFGDNRNGAGIEEPANQEGSLAAKAIETAPEPIENVVSEPKTVIVPDPKPESKKTEVKEKIITGTNSKITAPKKEDSKTNKKSTASSTTKSTKSSATTANSKTGSGDGKGTAAIGNLIRGRGTKAGSQGTGDGIGNNGDPLGGDGNGDSKVGIDRRLIGYIPGTMGRGGAQPSHNCSASGSITIAYTVDKAGNISSARRAGGVSDPCVVSTSVAWVKKYVKAEKASVSSTGTYNITF
- a CDS encoding MotA/TolQ/ExbB proton channel family protein, which encodes MLLTELTQILFAQVAVPTVPVEKLEFSFWNILFHGGIFAKIVMVTVLLLGVFSVYLFFERFFFIKRMTSKTDSNFMNNIEDFIRDGKIEAAADYCKTQNSPESRILEKGISRLGRPVSDIVSAMESQAQIEVANMEKNLNLLAVVPSIAPMLGLLGTVIGMIIAFFDLSHAEGAFSPKTLSEGIYTALGQTAVGLAVAIPANFFYNILLTRIDKFVLRTQNVSGEFLDIINKPL
- a CDS encoding four helix bundle protein, producing the protein MSYTKLDIYNISFDLFIETHRLSFKLPKYELYELGSQLRRSSDSVVTNIAEGYGRKIYKGEFIRFLIYSQGSCDETVSHFSKLGILYPELSLEFFQKVEQYKLLGGKINNFIKYVQLNWRT
- a CDS encoding ExbD/TolR family protein; amino-acid sequence: MKIQRRNKAHPEFSLAAMTDVILLMLIFFMITSSAANQSAIDVKLPQTGSVDNNIPNPMTVSVKPDGSYFVNDKPVARELVEQTIVSDLQSKSAKSFTIRADESTMHKDVVFLMEIAEKHKFNIAIATVKE